One Amycolatopsis sp. NBC_00355 genomic window carries:
- the zwf gene encoding glucose-6-phosphate dehydrogenase has translation MINDRDVKTPPPHVLVLFGATGDLARRKLFPGLFRLYTAKMLPDGFAIVGSGRHSPGTDDEFRDRIGDALRDTLGDDFDDAAWREFARRLSFRVSSADDGAELAQHVRDQRESLGDEARTLLYLSVPPGAMTGMAGMLGETGLADGARLVLEKPFGSDLASSRELNAALHEVFAEEQIFRIDHFLGKEAVQNILVFRFANGLVESLWNHDHIAYVQIDIPEEIGIEGRAAFMESTGTFRDMVSTHLLQVLGFLAMEPPPEISAEWLRAEKHKLYRSLRPLDPGNVVFGQYEGYRDEEGVDDGSDVETFVALEARIDNWRWQGVPFYLRTGKALAQTRRTVTIGLQEPPLAMFTGEDDLGGGNELVFELTEQPQLTLELRAKRPGADLEVGKAALTLDVAGIFDGVEPLEAYQKLLLDVMRGDHTLFSSAAEIERLWQVCEPVLQAPPKTRPYAKGSWGPEAALRLPGERGWRVPE, from the coding sequence ATGATCAACGATCGAGACGTGAAGACCCCGCCGCCCCACGTGCTCGTCCTGTTCGGCGCCACCGGTGACCTGGCGCGCCGGAAGCTGTTCCCCGGGCTGTTCCGCCTCTACACCGCGAAGATGCTGCCCGACGGGTTCGCGATCGTCGGGTCCGGGCGGCACTCGCCGGGCACCGACGACGAGTTCCGCGACCGCATCGGCGACGCCCTGCGCGACACCCTCGGGGACGACTTCGACGACGCCGCCTGGCGCGAGTTCGCCCGGCGCCTGTCCTTCCGCGTCTCTTCCGCCGACGACGGCGCCGAGCTCGCCCAGCACGTCCGTGACCAGCGTGAAAGCCTCGGCGACGAGGCCCGGACCCTGCTCTACCTCTCGGTCCCGCCCGGCGCGATGACCGGGATGGCCGGCATGCTCGGCGAGACCGGCCTGGCCGACGGCGCCCGCCTGGTGCTCGAGAAGCCGTTCGGCAGCGACCTGGCGTCGTCGCGCGAGCTCAACGCCGCCCTGCACGAGGTGTTCGCCGAGGAGCAGATCTTCCGGATCGACCACTTCCTCGGCAAGGAGGCGGTGCAGAACATCCTCGTGTTCCGCTTCGCCAACGGCCTGGTCGAGTCGCTCTGGAACCACGACCACATCGCCTACGTCCAGATCGACATCCCCGAGGAGATCGGCATCGAAGGCCGCGCCGCCTTCATGGAGTCGACCGGGACCTTCCGCGACATGGTCTCCACGCACCTGCTGCAGGTGCTCGGCTTCCTCGCGATGGAACCGCCGCCGGAGATCAGCGCCGAGTGGCTGCGCGCCGAGAAGCACAAGCTCTACCGCAGCCTCCGGCCGCTCGACCCGGGGAACGTCGTGTTCGGCCAGTACGAGGGTTACCGCGACGAAGAAGGCGTAGACGACGGCTCGGACGTCGAGACGTTCGTCGCGCTGGAGGCCCGGATCGACAACTGGCGCTGGCAGGGCGTGCCGTTCTACCTGCGGACCGGCAAGGCCCTGGCCCAGACCCGGCGCACCGTGACCATCGGGCTGCAGGAGCCGCCGCTGGCGATGTTCACCGGCGAAGACGACCTCGGCGGCGGCAACGAGCTCGTCTTCGAGCTCACCGAGCAGCCGCAGCTGACGCTGGAGCTGCGCGCGAAGCGGCCCGGCGCGGACCTGGAGGTCGGCAAGGCCGCGCTGACCCTCGACGTCGCCGGCATCTTCGACGGCGTCGAGCCACTGGAGGCCTACCAGAAGCTGCTGCTCGACGTCATGCGCGGCGACCACACGCTGTTCAGCAGCGCCGCGGAGATCGAACGGCTCTGGCAGGTCTGCGAACCCGTCCTGCAGGCGCCGCCGAAGACCCGGCCCTACGCGAAGGGGTCGTGGGGTCCCGAAGCGGCACTGCGCCTGCCCGGCGAACGCGGCTGGCGGGTACCCGAGTGA
- a CDS encoding snapalysin family zinc-dependent metalloprotease — protein sequence MSRKFALTGAVALAIALTPLAAGTATAAPASTQQEAAVTTVYYSTSGAPSFRSQINQGAANWNNSVTNVRLVERSSGASLRYVEGNDPRGSYAQTNGHGSGTIFIDYAQAQQYYPVRITAHETGHALGLPDHYSGPCSELMSGGGPGTSCRVAVPNSTERSRVNSLWANGFGAQSNAPEQRIYEDGTVLTF from the coding sequence CAGGAAGTTCGCCCTGACCGGCGCTGTCGCGCTCGCGATCGCCCTCACCCCGCTCGCCGCGGGCACCGCGACCGCCGCACCGGCCTCCACCCAGCAGGAAGCCGCCGTCACCACGGTGTACTACAGCACGTCGGGCGCCCCGTCGTTCCGCTCGCAGATCAACCAGGGTGCCGCGAACTGGAACAACAGCGTCACCAACGTCCGGCTGGTCGAGCGGTCGTCCGGCGCGAGCCTGCGCTACGTCGAGGGCAACGACCCCCGTGGCTCGTACGCCCAGACCAACGGCCACGGCAGCGGCACCATCTTCATCGACTACGCCCAGGCCCAGCAGTACTACCCGGTCCGGATCACCGCGCACGAGACCGGCCACGCCCTCGGCCTGCCGGACCACTACTCGGGCCCGTGCTCCGAGCTGATGTCCGGTGGCGGTCCCGGCACGTCGTGCCGGGTCGCGGTCCCGAACTCGACCGAACGCTCCCGGGTCAACTCCCTGTGGGCCAACGGCTTCGGCGCGCAGAGCAACGCGCCCGAGCAGCGGATCTACGAGGACGGCACGGTCCTGACCTTCTGA